A window from Kovacikia minuta CCNUW1 encodes these proteins:
- a CDS encoding Uma2 family endonuclease gives MYAVISSDKIQLPPDTVVRMPGTWQDYCTLRDSRGDGSISRIKYRDGEILLMSPMPRHGREANILADIVEALLDSQNRNYEAFTPITMDMPESRGIEPDYCFYIDNWQAAVGKDQINWQTDPPPDLVIEIDVTTYSAAEEYLPYQVPEMWLFKNNRLLIHWLEHRYSISRNRVSGEDIQQNLSISEKKPGFCTGVLENGSYTLQETSQFFPSIDLQTLTVRCLQTAAERGTGVALRELRSSL, from the coding sequence GTGTACGCAGTCATTTCCTCAGATAAAATTCAACTGCCACCGGATACAGTCGTGCGAATGCCCGGAACCTGGCAGGATTACTGCACGCTGCGTGATAGCCGAGGTGATGGCTCCATCTCTCGAATCAAATACCGCGATGGAGAAATTTTGCTGATGAGTCCCATGCCGCGCCACGGTCGTGAAGCCAATATTCTGGCGGACATCGTAGAAGCCCTGCTGGATAGCCAAAATCGTAATTACGAGGCTTTTACGCCGATTACGATGGATATGCCTGAATCCAGGGGAATTGAACCCGATTATTGCTTTTATATCGATAACTGGCAGGCAGCGGTGGGCAAAGACCAAATCAATTGGCAGACCGATCCGCCTCCTGATTTAGTGATTGAAATTGATGTCACCACTTACTCCGCTGCTGAAGAGTACCTTCCCTATCAGGTACCAGAGATGTGGCTGTTCAAAAACAATCGATTGCTGATCCATTGGCTAGAGCATCGGTACAGTATTTCGAGAAACCGGGTTTCTGGTGAGGATATTCAACAAAACTTGAGCATCTCAGAGAAGAAACCCGGTTTCTGTACCGGCGTTCTAGAAAATGGCAGTTACACCCTCCAGGAAACCAGCCAGTTTTTCCCCAGTATCGATTTGCAAACCCTAACGGTTCGATGCTTGCAAACTGCGGCAGAACGGGGTACGGGAGTTGCTTTACGGGAATTGAGATCGAGCTTGTAA
- a CDS encoding cupin domain-containing protein: METLKRLLAPYPIEQFLAQNWTQQAVYLAANHRHKFRDLFSWKALNHLLNFHRIPYPDLRFSLDGKSFPVDDRKDWHDRLRQGATLVINHIHELVPSVAELAVALRYELGHCTQVNLYCSPAEQQGFDCHYDTHDVLILQIDGEKKWFIFPETIPYPVAESRSPDQLPPDEPPYLKCVLQPGDVLYIPRGHWHYAISCDRPSLHLTVGIDCETGLDWLKWLVGELQNQPEWRQNLPFTANGDTDALEQRLEQLRRSLSQSLHQPELVQKYLQHFASQELPDTPFSLPAQLGVDIFDQGFETRFFRTKTQIVQIEPLEDEAYQITIGSKRIALKGVPLSLVENIFTQECFSILDLGEWAPDLDFEGDVVPLLTRLVMEGVLFVEG, translated from the coding sequence ATGGAAACTCTCAAACGTCTACTTGCGCCTTATCCAATTGAACAATTTTTAGCCCAAAACTGGACTCAACAGGCGGTTTATCTTGCGGCTAACCATCGACATAAATTTCGGGATCTTTTTTCCTGGAAAGCGCTGAATCACCTGCTTAATTTTCACCGCATTCCCTATCCTGATTTGCGATTTTCCCTGGATGGAAAATCGTTTCCAGTAGACGATCGCAAGGATTGGCACGATCGGTTGCGTCAGGGTGCAACTCTTGTGATCAATCACATTCACGAACTGGTTCCGTCGGTAGCCGAGTTAGCGGTTGCTCTGCGGTATGAACTGGGCCATTGTACACAGGTGAATTTGTATTGCTCACCTGCGGAACAACAGGGTTTCGATTGTCACTATGACACCCATGATGTGTTGATTTTACAAATTGATGGGGAAAAGAAATGGTTTATCTTTCCAGAGACGATTCCCTACCCTGTGGCCGAGAGTCGATCGCCGGATCAATTACCACCCGATGAACCGCCCTATCTCAAATGTGTTCTGCAACCAGGCGATGTATTGTACATTCCACGGGGACATTGGCACTATGCCATTTCCTGCGATCGTCCTTCGTTGCATTTAACGGTGGGAATTGATTGTGAAACAGGACTCGATTGGCTGAAGTGGTTGGTGGGGGAGTTGCAAAACCAACCGGAATGGCGACAAAATTTACCGTTTACTGCCAATGGCGATACAGATGCCCTCGAACAACGGTTAGAGCAATTACGTCGATCGCTGAGTCAGTCTCTGCACCAACCGGAACTGGTTCAGAAGTATCTTCAACATTTTGCCAGTCAGGAACTCCCGGATACGCCCTTTTCGCTACCCGCCCAACTGGGGGTTGACATTTTTGATCAGGGATTCGAAACCCGGTTCTTCCGCACCAAAACACAGATTGTGCAGATTGAGCCATTGGAAGATGAGGCTTACCAGATTACGATCGGTTCCAAACGGATAGCGCTGAAGGGGGTTCCGCTTAGCCTGGTTGAAAATATCTTTACCCAGGAGTGCTTCAGCATTCTTGATTTGGGAGAGTGGGCACCCGATCTAGATTTTGAGGGAGATGTGGTACCCCTGCTGACGCGCCTGGTGATGGAAGGCGTGTTGTTCGTTGAAGGATAG
- a CDS encoding alpha/beta hydrolase, which translates to MTSLQDLDMGFKNWLRLSWHKALLLTLLTSGFAVNGIAWMQAYSMTHYVAGGERTTRPEKLSLAEKVGVVLTGVRLPRPANHQTPEQIGLGYETIQIEISNEEKLEAWFVPVASTRGIVLLFPPYGGSKQTLLAPGKILHDLGYELLLVDFRGVGGSSGSDTTLGVREAKDVARAVAYTQQRWSGRPIVLYGASMGAAAVMRAIADEGVSPTAIILESPFDRLLNTVRHRFDAMRLPSFPAAELIVWWGGWQQGINGFAHNPVESAKEIECPTLLIYGEDDKRVTLQEVKSIFDHLPGQKQFAVFSGIGHGSLAIDNPVKWKQQVQNFLQIKEL; encoded by the coding sequence GTGACCAGTCTTCAAGATCTCGATATGGGCTTCAAAAATTGGCTCCGACTTTCCTGGCATAAAGCACTTTTGCTTACCTTACTCACATCAGGATTTGCTGTCAATGGAATTGCCTGGATGCAAGCTTATTCTATGACTCATTATGTTGCAGGCGGAGAACGTACTACTCGACCAGAAAAATTATCTTTAGCTGAAAAAGTGGGAGTTGTGTTGACAGGTGTGCGGCTCCCTCGACCTGCTAATCATCAAACGCCTGAACAGATTGGGTTAGGTTACGAAACCATTCAAATTGAGATTTCTAACGAGGAGAAATTAGAAGCCTGGTTTGTACCTGTAGCATCCACTCGTGGCATTGTTCTGCTTTTCCCTCCTTATGGTGGCAGCAAGCAAACGCTGCTGGCTCCAGGCAAAATTTTGCATGATTTGGGATATGAGTTGCTGTTAGTGGACTTTCGGGGTGTAGGCGGGTCGAGTGGCAGCGATACAACCCTGGGTGTGCGGGAAGCGAAGGATGTAGCGCGAGCAGTTGCCTATACCCAACAACGATGGTCAGGTCGTCCGATCGTCTTATATGGTGCATCAATGGGGGCAGCAGCAGTAATGCGGGCGATCGCCGATGAAGGAGTTTCCCCCACAGCAATCATTTTGGAAAGCCCGTTCGATCGTCTGCTGAATACAGTTCGTCACCGCTTTGATGCAATGAGGCTTCCCTCTTTCCCTGCGGCAGAACTCATTGTCTGGTGGGGCGGTTGGCAGCAAGGAATCAATGGTTTCGCTCACAATCCAGTTGAGTCTGCAAAAGAGATAGAGTGCCCGACTTTGCTGATCTATGGGGAAGATGACAAACGGGTAACACTTCAAGAGGTGAAATCAATTTTCGATCATCTCCCTGGTCAAAAGCAGTTCGCCGTTTTTTCAGGCATTGGTCACGGATCTCTGGCTATAGATAATCCTGTGAAATGGAAACAGCAAGTGCAAAACTTTCTACAAATAAAGGAGTTGTAA
- a CDS encoding IS1 family transposase: MKLYLLCPTCGSDDIKKNGTTRRGKQNYRCRDCGRQFVEDPQWKRIEPDRTALIDRLLLEKIPLAGIARVMEVSEDWLQRYVNEYYEQVPQQTQVESKPKGSHQVQMDELWSFVDHKGNKQWVWLALDVVTREIIGCFIGDRSKESAQGLWESLPAVYRQCGVVYTDDWEAYKSVLPSKRHRVVGKETGLTSYIERFNNTLRQRVSRLVRKTLSFSKSIENHKAAIWNFIHHYNEQLHVTG, translated from the coding sequence ATGAAGCTCTATCTTCTTTGCCCAACCTGTGGTTCCGACGACATCAAGAAAAACGGTACGACTCGTCGGGGCAAGCAGAATTACCGCTGTCGAGACTGCGGTCGTCAGTTTGTCGAAGATCCGCAGTGGAAACGCATCGAGCCTGACCGCACTGCCCTCATTGATCGCCTGTTACTGGAGAAGATCCCTTTGGCAGGTATTGCTCGTGTGATGGAGGTATCTGAGGACTGGTTGCAGCGTTATGTCAATGAATACTATGAGCAGGTTCCTCAACAAACGCAGGTAGAGTCCAAACCCAAAGGCTCTCATCAAGTGCAGATGGACGAGTTGTGGTCGTTTGTAGATCACAAAGGGAACAAGCAATGGGTCTGGTTGGCATTGGATGTGGTAACACGCGAGATCATTGGGTGCTTCATTGGCGACCGCTCCAAGGAGTCGGCACAGGGCTTATGGGAGTCACTGCCTGCGGTTTATCGACAATGTGGGGTGGTTTATACCGATGACTGGGAGGCATACAAATCGGTGTTGCCCAGCAAACGGCATCGAGTTGTGGGTAAAGAGACGGGATTAACCAGTTACATTGAGCGCTTTAACAACACACTCAGACAACGTGTGTCCCGGTTAGTGAGGAAGACCTTATCCTTCTCAAAGAGCATCGAGAATCACAAAGCTGCGATTTGGAATTTTATTCATCATTACAACGAGCAGCTTCACGTTACAGGATGA
- a CDS encoding WD40 repeat domain-containing protein, producing the protein MQNKSCHFLLKYGLLSFIIILGFSYLSSSCESATKIQPTELPLGSISQTEEVAGIAIASNGSFLLAINHTEPLQLLNKQTGQREMTLEGSQNIYPIASFSPDSRTIAVANRANQAVLWDTSSGRIKMFLAGHKQRINGIAFSSDGNNIATSSDDKTIRLWDVRTGKLQQIFSASYPLFEILLTQDGKTLNAADEFGTIYQWNLLKHKLARKIAVSQNKILSVAFSPDGKLVARRAYSNEIGLWSLDTGNSVNTIRKNYKPSHPMIFSPDSQMLAVVDRSEQHGLATGANLNTLKLWNAKTGHLVAQSDDWQYILG; encoded by the coding sequence ATGCAAAATAAATCATGTCATTTTTTATTAAAATATGGACTACTTTCATTCATTATTATTTTGGGGTTTAGTTATCTCTCAAGCTCATGTGAATCAGCAACAAAAATTCAGCCGACTGAGCTACCTTTAGGCTCAATTAGCCAAACCGAGGAAGTTGCGGGCATTGCCATCGCTTCCAATGGTTCCTTCCTTTTAGCTATCAATCACACTGAGCCACTGCAATTACTAAATAAGCAGACTGGGCAAAGAGAAATGACACTTGAAGGAAGTCAAAACATTTATCCAATTGCTTCTTTTTCGCCAGATAGTAGAACTATTGCAGTTGCAAATCGCGCTAATCAAGCAGTTTTATGGGATACTTCTAGCGGTCGGATCAAGATGTTTTTAGCTGGGCACAAGCAACGAATCAATGGAATTGCTTTTTCCTCTGATGGCAACAACATAGCTACTAGTAGTGATGACAAAACCATTAGGTTATGGGACGTAAGGACAGGGAAGTTACAGCAAATATTTAGCGCTTCTTACCCACTTTTTGAGATTCTGCTTACTCAAGATGGAAAAACTTTAAATGCAGCAGATGAGTTCGGTACAATTTATCAATGGAATTTATTGAAGCATAAGTTGGCTCGAAAGATAGCAGTTTCACAGAATAAGATTCTCTCAGTTGCTTTTTCACCGGATGGAAAGTTGGTGGCTCGAAGAGCTTATTCAAATGAAATAGGATTATGGAGTTTAGACACAGGGAATTCAGTCAATACAATCAGGAAAAATTATAAACCTTCACATCCAATGATCTTTTCTCCAGATAGCCAAATGCTTGCAGTTGTAGACAGATCTGAGCAACACGGGCTTGCAACAGGTGCTAATCTCAATACTTTAAAGCTTTGGAATGCCAAAACGGGGCACTTAGTTGCTCAATCTGATGATTGGCAATATATTTTAGGGTAG